Proteins from a single region of Balaenoptera acutorostrata chromosome 16, mBalAcu1.1, whole genome shotgun sequence:
- the HNRNPH3 gene encoding heterogeneous nuclear ribonucleoprotein H3 isoform X1 yields MDWVMKHNGPNDASDGTVRLRGLPFGCSKEEIVQFFQGLEIVPNGITLTMDYQGRSTGEAFVQFASKEIAENALGKHKERIGHRYIEIFRSSRSEIKGFYDPPRRLLGQRPGPYDRPIGGRGGYYGAGRGSMYDRMRRGGDGYDGGYGGFDDYGGYNNYGYGNDGFDDRMRDGRGMGGHGYGGAGDASSGFHGGHFVHMRGLPFRATENDIANFFSPLNPIRVHIDIGADGRATGEADVEFVTHEDAVAAMSKDKNNMQHRYIELFLNSTPGGGSGMGGSGMGAYGRDGMDNQGGYGSVGRMGMGNNYSGGYGTPDGLGGYGRGGGGSGGYYGQGGMSGGGWRGMY; encoded by the exons ATGGATTGGGTTATGAAACATAATGGTCCAAATGACGCTAGTGATGGGACAGTACGACTTCGTGGACTGCCATTTGGTTGCAGCAAAGAGGAAATAGTTCAGTTCTTTCAAG GGTTGGAAATCGTGCCAAATGGGATAACATTGACGATGGACTACCAGGGGAGAAGCACAGGGGAGGCCTTCGTGCAGTTTGCTTCAAAGGAGATAGCAGAAAATGCTCTGGGGAAACACAAGGAAAGAATAGGGCACAG GTATATTGAGATCTTCAGAAGTAGCAGGAGTGAAATCAAAGGATTTTATGATCCACCAAGAAGATTGCTGGGCCAGCGACCGGGACCATATGATAGACCAATAGGAGGAAGAGGGGGTTATTATGGAGCTGGGCGTGGAAGTATGTATGACAGAATGCGACGAGGAGGTGATGGATATGATGGTG GTTATGGAGGTTTTGATGACTATGGTGGCTATAATAATTATGGCTATGGAAATGATGGCTTTGATGACAGAATGAGAGATGGAAGAG GTATGGGAGGACATGGCTATGGTGGAGCTGGTGATGCAAGCTCAGGTTTTCATGGTGGTCATTTTGTACATATGAGGGGATTACCTTTCCGTGCAACTGAAAATGACATTGCTAAT tttttctcacCACTAAATCCAATCCGAGTGCATATTGATATTGGAGCTGATGGCAGAGCAACAGGAGAAGCAGATGTAGAGTTTGTGACACATGAAGATGCAGTAGCTGCCATGTCTAAAGATAAGAATAACATGC aacATCGATACATTGAACTCTTCTTGAATTCAACTCCTGGAGGCGGCTCTGGAATGGGAGGTTCTGGAATGGGAGCCTATGGCAGAGATGGAATGG ataatCAGGGAGGCTATGGATCTGTTGGAAGAATGGGAATGGGGAACAATTACAGTGGAGGATACGGTACTCCTGATGGCCTGGGTGGTTATG gccGTGGTGGTGGAGGCAGTGGCGGTTACTATGGGCAAGGTGGCATGAGTGGAGGTGGATGGCGTGGGATGTACTGA
- the HNRNPH3 gene encoding heterogeneous nuclear ribonucleoprotein H3 isoform X3, with product MYDRMRRGGDGYDGGYGGFDDYGGYNNYGYGNDGFDDRMRDGRGMGGHGYGGAGDASSGFHGGHFVHMRGLPFRATENDIANFFSPLNPIRVHIDIGADGRATGEADVEFVTHEDAVAAMSKDKNNMQHRYIELFLNSTPGGGSGMGGSGMGAYGRDGMDNQGGYGSVGRMGMGNNYSGGYGTPDGLGGYGRGGGGSGGYYGQGGMSGGGWRGMY from the exons ATGTATGACAGAATGCGACGAGGAGGTGATGGATATGATGGTG GTTATGGAGGTTTTGATGACTATGGTGGCTATAATAATTATGGCTATGGAAATGATGGCTTTGATGACAGAATGAGAGATGGAAGAG GTATGGGAGGACATGGCTATGGTGGAGCTGGTGATGCAAGCTCAGGTTTTCATGGTGGTCATTTTGTACATATGAGGGGATTACCTTTCCGTGCAACTGAAAATGACATTGCTAAT tttttctcacCACTAAATCCAATCCGAGTGCATATTGATATTGGAGCTGATGGCAGAGCAACAGGAGAAGCAGATGTAGAGTTTGTGACACATGAAGATGCAGTAGCTGCCATGTCTAAAGATAAGAATAACATGC aacATCGATACATTGAACTCTTCTTGAATTCAACTCCTGGAGGCGGCTCTGGAATGGGAGGTTCTGGAATGGGAGCCTATGGCAGAGATGGAATGG ataatCAGGGAGGCTATGGATCTGTTGGAAGAATGGGAATGGGGAACAATTACAGTGGAGGATACGGTACTCCTGATGGCCTGGGTGGTTATG gccGTGGTGGTGGAGGCAGTGGCGGTTACTATGGGCAAGGTGGCATGAGTGGAGGTGGATGGCGTGGGATGTACTGA
- the HNRNPH3 gene encoding heterogeneous nuclear ribonucleoprotein H3 isoform X2, protein MDWVMKHNGPNDASDGTVRLRGLPFGCSKEEIVQFFQGLEIVPNGITLTMDYQGRSTGEAFVQFASKEIAENALGKHKERIGHRYIEIFRSSRSEIKGFYDPPRRLLGQRPGPYDRPIGGRGGYYGAGRGSYGGFDDYGGYNNYGYGNDGFDDRMRDGRGMGGHGYGGAGDASSGFHGGHFVHMRGLPFRATENDIANFFSPLNPIRVHIDIGADGRATGEADVEFVTHEDAVAAMSKDKNNMQHRYIELFLNSTPGGGSGMGGSGMGAYGRDGMDNQGGYGSVGRMGMGNNYSGGYGTPDGLGGYGRGGGGSGGYYGQGGMSGGGWRGMY, encoded by the exons ATGGATTGGGTTATGAAACATAATGGTCCAAATGACGCTAGTGATGGGACAGTACGACTTCGTGGACTGCCATTTGGTTGCAGCAAAGAGGAAATAGTTCAGTTCTTTCAAG GGTTGGAAATCGTGCCAAATGGGATAACATTGACGATGGACTACCAGGGGAGAAGCACAGGGGAGGCCTTCGTGCAGTTTGCTTCAAAGGAGATAGCAGAAAATGCTCTGGGGAAACACAAGGAAAGAATAGGGCACAG GTATATTGAGATCTTCAGAAGTAGCAGGAGTGAAATCAAAGGATTTTATGATCCACCAAGAAGATTGCTGGGCCAGCGACCGGGACCATATGATAGACCAATAGGAGGAAGAGGGGGTTATTATGGAGCTGGGCGTGGAA GTTATGGAGGTTTTGATGACTATGGTGGCTATAATAATTATGGCTATGGAAATGATGGCTTTGATGACAGAATGAGAGATGGAAGAG GTATGGGAGGACATGGCTATGGTGGAGCTGGTGATGCAAGCTCAGGTTTTCATGGTGGTCATTTTGTACATATGAGGGGATTACCTTTCCGTGCAACTGAAAATGACATTGCTAAT tttttctcacCACTAAATCCAATCCGAGTGCATATTGATATTGGAGCTGATGGCAGAGCAACAGGAGAAGCAGATGTAGAGTTTGTGACACATGAAGATGCAGTAGCTGCCATGTCTAAAGATAAGAATAACATGC aacATCGATACATTGAACTCTTCTTGAATTCAACTCCTGGAGGCGGCTCTGGAATGGGAGGTTCTGGAATGGGAGCCTATGGCAGAGATGGAATGG ataatCAGGGAGGCTATGGATCTGTTGGAAGAATGGGAATGGGGAACAATTACAGTGGAGGATACGGTACTCCTGATGGCCTGGGTGGTTATG gccGTGGTGGTGGAGGCAGTGGCGGTTACTATGGGCAAGGTGGCATGAGTGGAGGTGGATGGCGTGGGATGTACTGA
- the PBLD gene encoding phenazine biosynthesis-like domain-containing protein, which yields MKLPIFIVDAFTAKAFHGNPAAVCLLENKLDEDMHQKIAKEMNLSETAFIQKLHPTDNFTQSSCFGLRWFTPVSEVPLCGHATLASAAVLFHKIKNMNSTLTFVTLSGELKARREEDGIVLDLPLYPAHPQDFHEVEELIKTAIGDTLVQDIRYSPDTRKLLVRLSDTYNRSFLESLKVNTQNLPQVENTGKVKGLILTIKGEPDGQTQAFDFYSRYFTPWFGVAEDPVTGSAHTVLSSYWSQQLGKKAMHAFQCSSRGGELKISLRPDGRVDIKGGAALVLEGMLTA from the exons ATGAAGCTCCCTATTTTCATAGTAGATGCATTCACAGCAAAAGCATTTCATGGGAATCCTGCTGCTGTGTGCCTCCTAGAAAAT AAATTGGATGAAGACATGCatcaaaaaattgcaaaggaaatgAATCTCTCTGAAACTGCTTTTATCCAAAAACTACACCCAACTGACAACTTTACACAAa gTTCCTGCTTTGGATTAAGGTGGTTTACACCAGTGAGTGAGGTTCCTCTCTGTGGCCACGCTACCCTGGCTTCTGCAGCTGTGCTGTTTCACAAAATAA AAAACATGAATAGCACCCTAACCTTTGTCACTCTGAGTGGGGAACTAAAGGCCAGAAGAGAAGAGGACGGTATCGTCCTGGACCTGCCTCTTTATCCAGCCCATCCCCAG GACTTCCATGAAGTGGAGGAATTGATAAAG ACTGCCATAGGTGACACACTGGTTCAGGACATCCGCTATTCCCCAGATACCCGAAAGCTCCTGGTCCGGCTCAGTGATACTTACAACAG GTCGTTTCTGGAGAGCCTGAAAGTGAACACACAGAATCTGCCGCAAGTGGAAAACACGGGGAAGGTGAAAGGACTCATTCTCACCATCAAGGGAGAGCCTGATGGGCAGACTCAAGCGTTTGACTTTTACTCCAGATATTTCACTCCATGGTTTGGTGTGGCTGAAGACCCCGTAACAG GGTCTGCACATACTGTTCTCAGCAGCTACTGGTCCCAGCAACTGGGGAAGAAAGCCATGCACG cCTTTCAGTGTTCCAGCCGGGGAGGAGAATTGAAGATTTCCCTGCGTCCTGATGGACGAGTTGACATCAAGGGAGGTGCTGCTCTTGTTTTAGAGGGCATGCTGACGGCCTAG